One Pseudodesulfovibrio cashew DNA window includes the following coding sequences:
- the flgK gene encoding flagellar hook-associated protein FlgK — protein MLNNLYNIATTALQNAQVSVDNASNNIANADTEGYQRTTVVYETSESITIYGLTVGTGADVAAIQSEKDDFVEAQYLEASADAARETAALEYLSQLDTLLDQEEDSGLNYILGEFLDGWNELTTDPDSSSAREALLGEAETLVYALNSTAEELETMADTIDSEIKSQISDANQLIEDIAAANAAITANPDDTQAISDRDQMIRDLDEIIGVEVIEQSSGAVTILTEEGYTLVDGTSTHSLVYGTAQVTSTLIRDSDYEGTLEYSGSSSEEILIEFVSSGADGTAQFKVSTDGGNTWQTDENGDTLLYTAGDEDSSVTIEGVEIWFDGTGDHAEGDRYTVIAKSGLYWENGDGNLQNITPMTDDSGSDVSGRTSSGSLAGLFIARDDTVIPTLDDLDDLAEALIWEVNEAHSEGVGLEGQTSLTASFSVDDASDVLSNSGLAYADRIEAGDIALYTYDSDGEVSTSAIISVDPATSTLDSVAADINTAFGGELTATVTDGQLTLSSASDMTFEIGEDTSNLLAALGINTFFTGSDAASIALDATVATDTSHINAGTVNSDGSVSSGSNTVAETIATLADETVTVGDTETSLTEALSALVTEVGSAAASTELKQTYAQTSADYYYDQQASASEVNIDEELIALTKYQQAYQAAAEIITVTREMMDTILDIV, from the coding sequence ATGCTCAACAACCTCTACAACATCGCCACCACGGCCCTGCAGAACGCCCAGGTGTCGGTGGACAATGCGTCCAACAACATCGCCAACGCGGACACCGAGGGATACCAGCGGACCACCGTCGTCTACGAGACCAGCGAGTCCATCACCATCTACGGACTCACCGTGGGCACGGGCGCGGACGTGGCGGCCATCCAGTCCGAAAAGGACGACTTCGTGGAGGCGCAGTACCTGGAGGCCTCGGCCGATGCGGCGCGGGAGACCGCGGCCCTGGAATACCTCTCCCAGCTCGACACCCTGCTGGATCAGGAAGAGGACAGCGGCCTCAACTACATCCTGGGCGAGTTCCTGGACGGCTGGAACGAACTGACCACCGACCCGGACTCCTCGTCCGCGCGGGAAGCCCTTCTGGGCGAGGCCGAGACCCTGGTCTACGCCCTCAACTCCACGGCCGAGGAGCTGGAAACCATGGCCGACACCATCGACTCCGAGATCAAGAGCCAGATCAGCGACGCCAACCAGCTCATCGAAGACATCGCCGCAGCCAACGCGGCCATCACCGCCAACCCGGACGACACCCAGGCCATCTCCGACCGCGACCAGATGATCCGCGACCTGGACGAGATCATCGGCGTGGAGGTCATCGAGCAGTCCAGCGGCGCGGTAACCATCCTGACTGAGGAGGGATACACCTTGGTAGACGGAACCAGCACCCACAGCCTTGTCTACGGCACCGCCCAGGTCACCTCGACCCTGATTCGCGATTCGGACTACGAGGGCACCCTGGAATATTCCGGCTCCTCCAGCGAGGAGATCCTCATCGAATTCGTCTCTTCCGGCGCGGACGGTACGGCCCAGTTCAAGGTCTCGACCGACGGCGGCAACACCTGGCAGACGGACGAAAACGGCGACACCCTACTCTATACCGCGGGCGACGAAGACTCTTCCGTGACCATCGAAGGCGTGGAGATCTGGTTCGACGGCACCGGCGACCACGCCGAGGGCGACCGCTACACCGTCATCGCCAAGAGCGGCCTGTACTGGGAAAACGGAGACGGCAACCTCCAGAACATCACCCCCATGACCGACGACAGCGGCAGCGACGTATCCGGGCGGACCTCGAGCGGCTCCCTGGCCGGACTGTTCATCGCCAGGGACGACACTGTGATCCCCACCCTGGACGACCTGGACGACCTGGCCGAGGCGCTCATCTGGGAAGTCAACGAGGCCCACTCCGAAGGGGTCGGACTGGAAGGGCAGACTTCCCTGACCGCCAGCTTCTCCGTGGACGACGCAAGCGACGTGCTGAGCAACTCGGGACTCGCCTACGCCGACCGGATCGAGGCCGGGGACATCGCGCTCTACACCTATGACAGCGACGGCGAGGTCTCCACTTCGGCCATCATCTCAGTCGACCCGGCCACTTCCACCCTGGACAGCGTGGCCGCGGACATCAACACGGCTTTCGGCGGGGAGTTGACGGCCACGGTCACCGACGGACAGCTCACGCTTTCCTCGGCTTCGGACATGACCTTCGAGATCGGCGAGGACACGTCCAACCTGCTGGCCGCCCTGGGTATCAACACCTTTTTCACCGGCAGCGACGCCGCATCCATCGCCCTCGACGCTACCGTGGCAACGGACACCTCCCACATCAACGCCGGGACCGTGAACAGCGACGGCAGCGTGAGCAGCGGCAGCAACACCGTGGCCGAAACCATCGCCACCCTGGCCGACGAGACGGTCACCGTGGGCGACACCGAGACCTCCCTCACCGAGGCCCTGTCGGCACTGGTCACCGAGGTGGGGTCGGCGGCGGCCTCCACCGAGCTGAAGCAGACCTACGCGCAGACCTCGGCGGACTACTATTACGACCAGCAGGCCTCGGCCAGCGAAGTGAACATCGACGAGGAGCTCATCGCGCTGACCAAGTACCAGCAGGCCTATCAGGCGGCCGCCGAGATCATCACCGTGACCCGCGAAATGATGGATACCATCCTGGACATCGTCTAG